The genomic interval TAACCAGCCGGCCGCTCAGCGCGCCGTTGCCCGTGATCTCCACGGGAGTGAGGCTCAGGACCGTGCTGCCATCGCCAAGGCCGGATGGGAGATAGCCCCACGCATACAGACGTCCATCCGATGTCACCGCGAGGCTGTGCCGCAGGCCCGCGCGGATCTTCACCACCGTCTTGCCCGCCAGCGCGCCGCTCATGTCCACCATCACCGGAGAGCTGCTGGAGTTAGCCGTCGCATCACCGAGTTGGCCGCTTGTATTCGCGCCCCATGCATATACCTCGCCCTCGCTGGTGACTGCGAGCGCATGGCTGTAGCCGCAACTGATCGCCGTGACCGTTTTCCCCGCGAGGACTCCCGTGACATCCACCCCCACCGGTGCGGCACGATCGGTAGTGGTGCCATCACCCAGCGCTCCTTGCCCGTTCGAGCCCCACGCATAGACCCTTCCTTCGCTGGTGAGGGCCAGACTCCTCTCGTTCCAGGCGCTGATCGCAGTGATCGTCTTCCCGGCAAGCGCGCCGCTCATGTCGACCGCCACCGGCGATGCTTCCGATGGCCCGGCCGCACCGGTGCCAAGCTGCCCGGCATTGTTCAGGCCCCACGCATAAAGTTCACCCCCGCTCGCCAGCGCCAGCGTGAATCCGTCGCCGACGCTCACCGCCGTCATCGTCTTGCCCGCCAGCACGCCGCTGTCATCCACCGGGTAAGGCGTATTCGCCGGGAAAAACCCTCCATGCCCGAGCTGGCCGTAGGCGCCATTGCCCCACATGAAGATCTTTCCATCGCCCGTCAGCGCGGCACTCGCCGCATTGCCCGCACTGATCGCGGTGACGGTGTGACCGAGTAGCGCGCGATGCATGTCCACCGGCACCGCCACATTGCTGAAGGTGCTCGTGCTATTGCCCAGCTCGCCATAAATGTTCGCCCCCCACGCAAACAGCTTCCCGTCCCCGGTCCGTACCAGCGTGTGTCCCCAGCCATCTTCCACCTCCGCGATCGTCTGGCCCCACAGCGCTCCGGATTGATCGATCGCCACCGGCTCGGCGCGATCCGTCGTGGTGCCATCGCCGATGCGTCCCGACTCATTGACACCCCACCCGAGGAAGGCAGAGCCCGAGGGCGCTCCACCATTTCCCGTCAGGATGATCTCGAATGTGGTCTGATCCGGATCGTTGCTCGTGAGGTAGAGCGCCGCCGTCTTCGTCCCCTCGCTGTCAGGAGTGAAGGTGACTGTTAGACTCGTGCTGCCTCCCGCAGTCACCGATGTCGAAGGCGGGGTCGTGATCGCAAACAATCCCAGATCCAGCCCGGCTTTCGTCACCGTGAGTCCAGCCATGGCACCCGTTCCTACATTGGAAATGTCGAAGGAGATCTCCTGGCTGCTGCCCACCGCTTGCGTTCCCCAACTGCAAACCGAACCGCTCACCAACGCCTTGCCCGGCGATTGCGACACCGCGATGTCCGCCTCCACCGGCAGCGCCCCATGCGCGAGCGCCACGAGGTGTTCTCCGCCGATGTCGATGCGCGAGATCATCTTGCCATGAAGCTGGCCGCTCATGTCACCCGCCACCGGACTCAGCCGATTGAACATCAGCCCGCCCGACTGCCCTTCGGCAAGGGCACCCCAGCCAAAATACTCCGTCCCGGAAGCCGAGGTCGCCATCGTCACCCCCTGTCCGGCGGTAATGCTCCCGAGAAGCTTCCCCGCCAGCGCGCTGCTCACATCCACCGCCACCGGACTCGTCCGCTGGCTCTTGGTGCCATCGCCAAGCTGGCCGCTCTCGTTCGCACCCCACGCATACGCCTTCCCGGCAGCAAGGACCGCGGTATATCCATAGCCGGCGGAAAGCTGCGACACGCGATTCCCCGATGACGGCTGTGGGATCGCTGACAGATCCACCAGCACCGGCGTGTTGCTGCTCGTCAGCGTCCCATCGCCAAAGGCTCCGGTGCTGTTGTCGCCCCACGCGTAGCACAAGTCATCCGTGGTCGTGACGATCGTGTGCTCGTCCCCCGCACTGATGAGGTCAATGAATTTGCCCGCCAGTGCTCCGGTGACTTCGGCAGGCGTGTTGTAAAACGCGCCGCCACCCGTCCCGAGCCTGCCATTGGAGTTGTAGCCCCACGCATAGAGCTTCCCATCGGAGGTCACCGCGAAGCTGTGATGCGTGCCAGCCTCGATCTTGATGACCGTCTTCCCATCGACCAATCCACCGGCACCAACTGCCACCGGTTGCGTCTGGAACAAATACGATCCGATCCCGAGCTGCCCCTGGCCATTGTCACCCCACGCATACACCTTCCCCTCCGAAGTCAGTGCCAGGCAATGCTTCCCTCCCACGGAAACCGTAGTCACGAACTTCCCCGCCAGAGCCCCGCTCGTCAGCACCGCCACCGGCGAAGCGCTGTCGACCTGATTGCCACTGCCGAGCTGGCCCACGTCATTGACGCCCCACGCATACACGAGCCCGTCCTGGTCCACCGCCACTGTGTGGTAGCTCCCCGCGTCCAGATCGCGCAGGAAGCGTCCGGCCAGCACGCCCGTCTTGTCCACATGCACCGCGGAGGTGCGGGAAAGGGTGCTGCCATCACCGATCTGTCCGAAGGTATTGCCCATCCACCCATAGCCATCCCAGTCCATCTCGGTCGCACCGGAGCCATCGACCGGAATCCGGAAGGGATTGGCAAAAGCGCCGCTGCTCGTGCTGGTCACACTCACCATCGCATTCTTCGCACCGGAGGAGGTGGGACTGAAACGCACGTGAAACACCGCCGTCTCTCCCGCCCCCAGCGTCGTCGCGGTGAGTCCCAGCACCTCGAACTGCTCCGCATCCGCACCCGAGGCCGTCACCGTCAGTCCCTCCAGCGGCAGTTGCCCGTCATTGCGGATCGTGAAAGGCCGGAGCTCCTGCGAATGCAGCGGCAGGTTGCTGAAATGAACCGTGCTTTGGTTGTCGGTCCGCTGCGATCCACCGGCTCCCACGCCATTGAAAACCTGGAGGTAAGGCGCGGGATCCTGTGCCGCGAGTAGATAGCCGCCGAAGGAGTTGATAGAGATCGCCGTCGCGATCTTCCGGTCCAGCGGCCCCGTCATGTTCACGGCCACCGGAGTGTGGCTGTCGGTCGTGCTGCCATCGCCGAGTTGACCGTGCTCATTTTGTCCACAGGCATAGACCTTGCCGTCCGACGTCAGCATCAGGTGGAAATCCAGACCCGCCACGATGTCCGTCACCGTCTTGCCCGCGAGAGCTCCGCTCATGTCCACGGCGACCGGCTCGTAGCGGTCGGTGGTGGTGCCATCGCCGAGCTGGCCGTGATCATTGCGCCCCCATGCATAGACCTTGCCGTCCGAGGTCAAGGCCATCGAGGTGAGCACTCCCGCTGAGACCTTGGCCACGGTCTTCCCTGCCAAGGCTCCATCCATGGTGATCAGGACGGGAGAACTGGCGCTGGCGGTGCTTCCCGTGCCCAGAGTCCCCCAGCTACCGCTGCCCCATCCGTAAACTTTTCCCTCTGTCGTCACGGCCAGCGAATGCGACTGGCCGGCACTGATGTCCGTCACCGTCTTGCCGGACAGCTCCCCGTTCATGTTCACAGCCACGGGTTCGGCGCTGATGCCCTGGCTACCGGTTCCGAGCTCGTATCCGAAGTTGCGGCCCCACCCGTAGATTTTTCCCTCCGAGGTCAGAGCCAGGCTGAACGGACCGCCTGCGCTGATCTTCGTGACCGTCTTGCCGGCGAGCGCTCCGGTCGCGATGACCTCCACCGGGACCAGTTCGGGATCCGGGAAGGTTAAGGGGGAGTCTTGATACATTTCGCCATTGCCTACGGCCCCGAAATAAGTGTCGCCCCAGGCATAGACCTTTCCTTCCGACGTCAGCACCAGCGAGTGATCGTTGCCGACTGACACATCCGTGATCGTCTTCCCGGCCAGCACCCCGCTCATGTCCACCGCTACCGGCTCGGGGCTTCCCATCACGGTACCATTCCCCAGCGCTCCGCCCGCTCCAGCGATTCCGCCCCATGCATAGAGTTTGCCATCGGACGCCAGCGCCAGCGCCGTGTGGTTCGAGCCCTGCATCAGCGTGATGGATTTCCCTGCCAGCGCGCCGCTGGTCACCACCGGGCTCGGCGTCAGGCGTTGCTCGGAGGTGCCATCGCCGATCTGGCCGAAGTTATTCCAGCCCCAGCCATAGCAATCGGCAGCTCGCGCCGGTTGGAGAACTCCGGAGAGGGTGGCTAGCAGAAGACAACTCAGGGAAACAAAGGTCGCTTTCATGGGAGGGGTCGTCAAAAGCCGGTCAGGAACAGGGAAGTCCTGCTGACCGGGGTGAGATGGGCGAGCTACTACCTAAATCACCGCCACAGATCAACGTTGCCTTTACTATCGGGCATTATGAAACATGCCCGGTCCCTTACAAAAGTTGGACCTTGTAGTGTGGATTGGCCTAACACCGCCAAAAAGCTCAGCGCTTCCTGCGGCGGAACCGGATCATGAACCCGTTCGTCGGCGATCTTCTCCCATGTCCCCGCATGGCGGATATTCAGGGACGTTCGTAGTGGAGCTCCACCAAATCGAAGTTTCCTGTGTCGCCGGGTTTGCCTGCAACAACGACGCCGACTCGGGGCGCGCGGTCCCATGGCGGGATGAAGGCGCCGTCAATCTCTTGGTCGCCGATGGCTTTCCATTCCTTGCCGTCGGTGCTGGAAGAGAAGCGGAACTTATGGCCTTCGCGAACGACCATGCGGAGTTGGAGCTTTTCACCCTCGGGGAGAGGGCTGGTAGCCAGTTGCTTTGGCTGGCCCTTCTCCACTTTCGAAAGCACCAGGCTTTTGTCTTCGATCCGAAGGACGAGCGCGCTCTTTGCTTCACCATAGATCGCGATACCCTCTTGCGCTGGACCACTAGGCTCGACGGTGGCGGTGAGTGTGTAGTCTCCTTGTTGCACACGAACGCCGAGGAAGGTTCCGGCCGGACTCGCCTCAGGCGCATCCGAGACGCCGAGATGAAGCGCGCCGTCCGCGATCTTGATAGTGGGTGAGTGACGAAGATCCCACTGCCATGCGAGTGCCGGTTTTGGATTGTCGAAAGAGTTCGCGAAATCCGCGGGGCTCGCCGCCTGCTGCTTGCCGAAGGGCGAGATTCCCGTCGCGCGAGGTGTTGGACCACCTGCGAAGACTGGCCAGCCATTGTCCTGCCAAGAGATTTCGCCGAGAAGACCCTGCCGGCCGGTGTAGACATTCTCCTTCGCGTTGTACGCGTGATAGAGGAAGAAGTCCCGCTTGTCCGGAAGCGTGACGAGGGTGCCGTGACCCGGGCACTTCCATTCGTCGCCGCCGGAAAGGATGGGATTCACGGGAGACGGTTCCCACGGGCCTTTCAGGCTCTTGGCACGAGAGACTTCGAGCTGATAGTCGCAGCCGCGGCCGCAGCAGCCCTTGGTGGAATAGAAGACGTAATACCAATCACCGCGACGGGTCATGACCTGGCCTTCGGCAGAGATTGGCTTGCCGCCTTCCTGCAAGAGTTCAAACGGCTCGCCCTTTAGCTTCAGGGCATCGTCCGTCATTTCGCTGGCGAGCAGGGAAACGGGGCGGTTCTTTTCCAGGCCATACGCTTTCCAGGAGAAGTAGAGCTTGCCGTCGTTATCCTTGAAAACGAAGCCGTCGATCGCCTCGGAGCCCCACTCCAGGATGATGCCTTTGTCGGTGAATCCTTTCGCCGGGTCGTCGCTCGTGGCCACGCCGATCACCGAGACGTTGTCGGATTTCCTACGGGCCGTGTAGTAGACGTAGAAGGTGCCGTTGTGGTGGTACAGCTCGGGTGCCCAGAAGCTGCCGGACGTCCATTCCGGCATCTTTTCAAAGACGTGGCCGATCTGCTGCCAATTGACGAGGTCCTTCGACGTGTAGATCGGGTAGTGAGGCGCCCATTCGGAAGAAGTACCCGCCGCATAGTAGGTGTCGCCGACGAGGATGATGCTCGGATCGCAGAAGTCTCCGCCGATCACCGGATTGCGGTAGGTGACGGCGGGTGCTTCCTGAGCCTGCGCCTTGAACGCTCCTCCGCAGAGAGCAAGGCCAGCAAAGGTCGAGATCAACGCGAAGGCGCCAACGTTGGAGCGGGGATTCATGGACCCATGAGGCCCTCATCATGCCGGAAAAAGCAAGGAACCTGTGAATCTTCGCCACTACCCCTGATTCAATATGATGTCGTCCGCGTTGAAGAGCTTGCCGTCCGGACCGGCGGAGCGCAGCCCGAGGACATCACGCGAGACCGGATGGAAGTAATAGGGCGTGCCCCAGCGATCCAACAGCCTGCCGGTGCTTGAGATAGCTGGGTGCTTCGCGGGCAGCACCGCGAAACCCTTGTCATTCCGGCCGGTGAGCTGACTGACGATCTCATCGTTTTCTCCCCCTGCGGGACTCGCCCCTTCGTTCGCCTTGCGGAAGATGGTCACCAATACATCCAGTATCTCCAAATCGTCCGCCGTAGTCGTGTCGGGCGCATTCAGCCGTCCCGCAATCTCGGCGGCTTCAGGAAGCAGCGTGATGGCAGGTTGGGATTTCCGCACCAATGTGGGAGGCCGTTTGACATCTCCATAGTCGCACAATGCGGGCGTCGCTACGGGAGCCCCACCAAGGGTGGAGGAAGACACCGCGGCCTTCCTCCACCCGATGGAGATTCCGATCATCGTCAGGGCGATTCCTGAAAGGAGGATCGTTTGTTTTTTCATCGGCCCAATCCAGATCAGAGGAACCCGAGATTCGCGCTGCTGCCGAAGGGATCTTCGAAGCGTGAGAGGTTCGGGAAGATGTCCGCAAGGTAGGTCGGCGAAACGCCGAGCCACTTGGCGGACACGGAGGCATACTGATCGACGGAGGTCGTGGGGATCCAGCGGCCGCGATTGCTGGACCCGGCATCGAGTCCCGCGCCGAGCACCAGCGAGGGGAACGAGCCATAGATCTGGCCGCCATTCACCGGCCCTCCGAGCACGATCTGGTGACCACCCCAGCCGTGGTCGGAGCCCGCGGTCGCGGCATCCTGTCCATTCGGCGTCAGCGTGCGGGTGAAGTCCGAGTGGGTGATGGTCACCACGTTGTCATTCACGCCGAGCGCCTTCAGCGTGTCGCTGAACGCCTTCAGGCTATTGCCCAGCTCTCCTAACAGATTGTTCTGGGCATCGAGCTGGTCCTGGTGGGTATCGAAGCCGCCGATGCTCGCGAAGAAGATCTGGCGGCTGTTCCCCAGCGCGGTGCGCCCCGCGATCAGCTTGGCAATTGCCTTGAGCTGGTCGCCGAGGTTCGACTGCGCATTCAGGAACAAGTTGTCGAAATCGACGCCCGTGGCGGCGGCGGCCGTGAGTGCCGCGCCGACGAGGCCTTCATTCGCGCGAGCCCGCTTCACGACCTTCGCATGATCATCATCGAGCAAGTGCTGGTAGGTGTGGTTCGTGATGTCATCGAAGGCCTTGAGCCGTTTGCCGACGGTGGTCGTCTTGTAGCTGCCGTCGCCATTCAGGGCATTGCCATAGGGATTGCCACCGGCGGCGTAGCCCGCCAAGGGGATCGCTCCGTCCGAAGTCACCGCGTATTGGACCTCCTGGTCCGCCACTTGCAGGCTGTTGATTCCGGAGAGGCTCACCGAAAGAGACACTTGTCCCTGCGC from Luteolibacter sp. Y139 carries:
- a CDS encoding RCC1 domain-containing protein; this encodes MKATFVSLSCLLLATLSGVLQPARAADCYGWGWNNFGQIGDGTSEQRLTPSPVVTSGALAGKSITLMQGSNHTALALASDGKLYAWGGIAGAGGALGNGTVMGSPEPVAVDMSGVLAGKTITDVSVGNDHSLVLTSEGKVYAWGDTYFGAVGNGEMYQDSPLTFPDPELVPVEVIATGALAGKTVTKISAGGPFSLALTSEGKIYGWGRNFGYELGTGSQGISAEPVAVNMNGELSGKTVTDISAGQSHSLAVTTEGKVYGWGSGSWGTLGTGSTASASSPVLITMDGALAGKTVAKVSAGVLTSMALTSDGKVYAWGRNDHGQLGDGTTTDRYEPVAVDMSGALAGKTVTDIVAGLDFHLMLTSDGKVYACGQNEHGQLGDGSTTDSHTPVAVNMTGPLDRKIATAISINSFGGYLLAAQDPAPYLQVFNGVGAGGSQRTDNQSTVHFSNLPLHSQELRPFTIRNDGQLPLEGLTVTASGADAEQFEVLGLTATTLGAGETAVFHVRFSPTSSGAKNAMVSVTSTSSGAFANPFRIPVDGSGATEMDWDGYGWMGNTFGQIGDGSTLSRTSAVHVDKTGVLAGRFLRDLDAGSYHTVAVDQDGLVYAWGVNDVGQLGSGNQVDSASPVAVLTSGALAGKFVTTVSVGGKHCLALTSEGKVYAWGDNGQGQLGIGSYLFQTQPVAVGAGGLVDGKTVIKIEAGTHHSFAVTSDGKLYAWGYNSNGRLGTGGGAFYNTPAEVTGALAGKFIDLISAGDEHTIVTTTDDLCYAWGDNSTGAFGDGTLTSSNTPVLVDLSAIPQPSSGNRVSQLSAGYGYTAVLAAGKAYAWGANESGQLGDGTKSQRTSPVAVDVSSALAGKLLGSITAGQGVTMATSASGTEYFGWGALAEGQSGGLMFNRLSPVAGDMSGQLHGKMISRIDIGGEHLVALAHGALPVEADIAVSQSPGKALVSGSVCSWGTQAVGSSQEISFDISNVGTGAMAGLTVTKAGLDLGLFAITTPPSTSVTAGGSTSLTVTFTPDSEGTKTAALYLTSNDPDQTTFEIILTGNGGAPSGSAFLGWGVNESGRIGDGTTTDRAEPVAIDQSGALWGQTIAEVEDGWGHTLVRTGDGKLFAWGANIYGELGNSTSTFSNVAVPVDMHRALLGHTVTAISAGNAASAALTGDGKIFMWGNGAYGQLGHGGFFPANTPYPVDDSGVLAGKTMTAVSVGDGFTLALASGGELYAWGLNNAGQLGTGAAGPSEASPVAVDMSGALAGKTITAISAWNERSLALTSEGRVYAWGSNGQGALGDGTTTDRAAPVGVDVTGVLAGKTVTAISCGYSHALAVTSEGEVYAWGANTSGQLGDATANSSSSPVMVDMSGALAGKTVVKIRAGLRHSLAVTSDGRLYAWGYLPSGLGDGSTVLSLTPVEITGNGALSGRLVTGIGSKLEHVHVLTGPAPALPTITGPTIGEVTDDTAVLGGDVISQGDALVTERGIVFSSLSVSENPRIGAEGVTRIVVSGTTGAFNTTAAGLQPNTTYAVAAYATSSIGTVYTGVDFFTTATILEGWRQTYFPGSTSTDGPGADDATPQGDDIPNLVKFALGMDPSKPGVLPVTFDGDGEVLSYTYTPSVQAVAAGIQFRVEFSIDLSEFSWSWEIVNQGEIGSGGVPVTATVAKPEMGKGYLRLRVMEPQ
- a CDS encoding family 43 glycosylhydrolase, with the translated sequence MNPRSNVGAFALISTFAGLALCGGAFKAQAQEAPAVTYRNPVIGGDFCDPSIILVGDTYYAAGTSSEWAPHYPIYTSKDLVNWQQIGHVFEKMPEWTSGSFWAPELYHHNGTFYVYYTARRKSDNVSVIGVATSDDPAKGFTDKGIILEWGSEAIDGFVFKDNDGKLYFSWKAYGLEKNRPVSLLASEMTDDALKLKGEPFELLQEGGKPISAEGQVMTRRGDWYYVFYSTKGCCGRGCDYQLEVSRAKSLKGPWEPSPVNPILSGGDEWKCPGHGTLVTLPDKRDFFLYHAYNAKENVYTGRQGLLGEISWQDNGWPVFAGGPTPRATGISPFGKQQAASPADFANSFDNPKPALAWQWDLRHSPTIKIADGALHLGVSDAPEASPAGTFLGVRVQQGDYTLTATVEPSGPAQEGIAIYGEAKSALVLRIEDKSLVLSKVEKGQPKQLATSPLPEGEKLQLRMVVREGHKFRFSSSTDGKEWKAIGDQEIDGAFIPPWDRAPRVGVVVAGKPGDTGNFDLVELHYERP
- a CDS encoding DUF1501 domain-containing protein, producing MKSQDKDSLQNRRSFLRQSACASLGMTGVINTLAHLRLVNSALAQGVPTGDYKALVVLFLFGGNDSNNLLIPRQGHGSYSQYKSARGVLKILDANDPAYVAGQPASIPLTGAGADYGVHPAAGGLAQLFNSGELAFVANVGTLVYPTTRADYNAGTVPLPPQLFSHSDQQVQWQSSVPDQPFSRGWGGRIADLLASQGYAQGQVSLSVSLSGINSLQVADQEVQYAVTSDGAIPLAGYAAGGNPYGNALNGDGSYKTTTVGKRLKAFDDITNHTYQHLLDDDHAKVVKRARANEGLVGAALTAAAATGVDFDNLFLNAQSNLGDQLKAIAKLIAGRTALGNSRQIFFASIGGFDTHQDQLDAQNNLLGELGNSLKAFSDTLKALGVNDNVVTITHSDFTRTLTPNGQDAATAGSDHGWGGHQIVLGGPVNGGQIYGSFPSLVLGAGLDAGSSNRGRWIPTTSVDQYASVSAKWLGVSPTYLADIFPNLSRFEDPFGSSANLGFL